Proteins found in one Mytilus edulis chromosome 2, xbMytEdul2.2, whole genome shotgun sequence genomic segment:
- the LOC139510647 gene encoding neuropeptide S receptor-like: MDYSNRTAKPDWDVPDRNDKDADGSVWTPEIITRVSTVFTVMIFTLIGNILLITLILYKKSRRRKRVNIFIINLAIGDLAIAAITMTTEILFVAFGEWVLGPFMCKMSVYLQVVTLASSTFLLTGMSIDRYQVIVRPMQSLARRPKIWRKVVIAWLMAFCFALPQLAIFVHVEQQVTNTTIVKRMCLSKGYSAPWQRKFYFGFLTLYTLFVPAIIMSYCYYKIAQVVWSRVGSHKNGISSTHSEGLSIQRSLVSRPKQRVVTMTLTVIIGFLSTLTPYFTISLIRIYSDYTIQLKKALDISEIILMMHSAINPVLYGIFTFRLHHLKSLCKPSDRNRLRPNSTKLCKTEVRGCLKLKCQIKFVKRRSRYYDTSTIIANHVIKEERENFARSVRNSCNNRCNYEGLMATRINKSEKSVQVSESILFRNSVFIDDLNDNCSNL; the protein is encoded by the coding sequence ATGGATTATTCAAATAGAACTGCTAAACCTGATTGGGATGTTCCTGACAGGAATGATAAGGATGCCGACGGGTCAGTATGGACACCAGAAATAATTACTAGGGTGTCAACCGTTTTTACAGTCATGATATTCACGTTGATTGGAAATATACTGTTAATCACATTGATTCTCTACAAGAAAAGTAGGAGAAGAAAACGTGTTAACATATTCATTATTAACCTTGCTATTGGGGATTTAGCGATTGCTGCGATAACTATGACGACAGAGATATTATTTGTGGCGTTTGGAGAATGGGTATTAGGTCCTTTCATGTGTAAAATGAGTGTTTACCTTCAGGTTGTTACTCTAGCTAGTTCTACGTTTCTCCTTACAGGAATGAGCATAGATAGATATCAGGTCATTGTCCGTCCAATGCAGTCTCTGGCCAGGAGACCTAAAATTTGGAGAAAGGTTGTAATTGCATGGCTCATGGCATTTTGTTTTGCATTGCCTCAGCTGGCAATATTTGTGCACGTCGAACAACAAGTTACAAATACAACAATCGTTAAGAGAATGTGTTTAAGTAAAGGGTATAGTGCACCATGGCAGCgcaaattttattttggttttttgaCATTGTACACACTCTTTGTTCCAGCGATAATAATGTCCTATTGTTATTACAAAATAGCACAAGTTGTTTGGAGTAGAGTTGGGTCCCATAAAAATGGAATATCATCGACGCATTCAGAGGGGTTATCGATACAACGTTCTCTTGTGTCTAGACCAAAACAACGAGTAGTGACCATGACACTTACTGTTATTATAGGATTTTTGTCAACACTTACACCTTACTTCACCATATCGCTCATTCGGATCTATAGCGACTATACTATTCAGCTGAAAAAAGCCTTAGACATTTCAGAGATCATTTTGATGATGCATTCCGCAATCAATCCTGTACTATACGGCATTTTCACATTTCGATTGCATCATTTAAAATCGCTCTGTAAACCTTCTGACAGAAACAGATTAAGACCTAATTCAACAAAATTATGTAAAACGGAAGTCCGCGGGTGCTTAAAGCTTAAATGTCAAATCAAATTTGTGAAAAGGCGGAGCAGATATTACGATACAAGTACCATTATTGCAAATCATGTTATCAAAGAAGAAAGAGAAAATTTTGCTCGATCAGTCCGAAATTCTTGCAACAATAGATGTAATTACGAAGGATTAATGGCAACAAGAATAAATAAATCCGAAAAAAGTGTTCAAGTCAGTGAATCGATATTATTTCGAAACTCTGTTTTCATTGACGATTTAAATGACAATTGCTCGAATCTTTAA